One Bacteroidota bacterium DNA segment encodes these proteins:
- a CDS encoding AraC family transcriptional regulator: MITDSFISRVSSYAALNGVSIDPYDTGVADLSLASSRKTTDSRACLYQPTFCLILQGRKEVHVGATRHVFTPGDAVIVTHDVPMVSRITEASVEAPYIALSLPIALHTMRSLYSEIDEAALEQEKGESFKVGKAEPALIDAVSRLFALVKQPREARLIAPLIVKEIYFRLLLAPHGAMLRHLLQRGSAAGRVSKVIADIKQHYATSFTVDELAATAMMSPSSFYENFKSITATTPLQFQKDIRLLEARRLLMDTRQTVSAVAFEVGYQSPAQFSRDYSRKFGQSPRVDKKKLSFT; the protein is encoded by the coding sequence ATGATAACAGACAGCTTTATTTCACGTGTCAGTTCTTATGCTGCATTAAACGGTGTTTCTATTGATCCTTATGACACCGGTGTTGCTGATTTATCCCTTGCCAGCAGCCGTAAGACAACCGACTCCAGGGCCTGTCTTTATCAACCTACGTTCTGCTTGATTCTCCAGGGACGCAAAGAGGTTCATGTTGGTGCAACACGCCATGTTTTCACCCCTGGCGATGCGGTCATCGTTACCCATGATGTGCCGATGGTTTCTCGGATTACGGAAGCCAGTGTGGAAGCCCCTTATATCGCGTTATCATTACCCATCGCGTTGCATACTATGCGGAGCCTGTACAGTGAAATCGATGAAGCAGCGCTTGAACAGGAGAAAGGCGAGTCATTCAAGGTGGGCAAGGCTGAACCTGCGCTCATCGATGCGGTATCGCGCCTCTTTGCACTGGTTAAACAGCCGCGGGAAGCCAGGCTGATAGCGCCGCTGATTGTGAAAGAAATCTACTTCAGGCTCCTCCTTGCGCCACATGGTGCAATGCTGCGTCATTTATTGCAGCGGGGGAGCGCAGCCGGCCGCGTATCGAAGGTGATCGCCGATATCAAGCAGCATTATGCAACGTCATTTACCGTAGATGAATTGGCAGCCACGGCAATGATGAGTCCATCCTCTTTCTATGAGAATTTTAAGTCGATTACAGCTACAACCCCGTTGCAGTTTCAGAAAGACATCAGGCTGCTGGAAGCGCGCCGGCTGTTGATGGATACGAGACAAACGGTATCTGCGGTAGCCTTTGAAGTAGGATACCAGAGTCCCGCCCAGTTTAGCCGCGATTACTCCCGAAAATTTGGGCAGTCGCCGCGTGTGGATAAGAAGAAGCTCTCGTTTACCTGA